Below is a genomic region from uncultured Desulfovibrio sp..
ATCAGTGAGTACAAGCGCGCCATCAAGGTCGCCCCTGACGACTCCACGCTCTATTATAATGTAGGCATGGCCTTTGCCGAAGGCGCGGATTTTATCCAGGCCAAGGCAAACCTCGTGAAGGCTCTGGATCTGGAGCCGGAAATGGTCAAGAGCAACGCCTCCATTGCCTGCAACTTTGGTGCTGTTTTTCTACAGTCGGGCGACCGTGTCCGGGCTGTGCAGTTTTTTCAGACGGCGCTTACCCTCAAGCCCGATATGAAACTTGCGCTGCAAGGGTTGGAGCGCGCAAAAAAATGATTCAACAAGGTGGCTGCTGTGCTCTCATGGGCGCACTGACACCGCTCTGCAGCCTCCTGCCCGATAATATTTTTGCCGCGTTGCATTGCCAACCTCAATGTTATGTCTTATTTTTAAGGGATGCCGTGCATTGTCCATTTGGGACCAGGCACCGCGCATTCAGTACGTTCCGCAGCGCACCCGAAACAGGTGTTTGCGCAGCATAAGCGACCGGACATGGTGCCAGACAGATCAGATCGAAAATATTTGTTTGCACCACGTGGATATTGAAAAATCCGCACCGCGAATTGCTTTTCCCGTTACGAACGAAGACAGCAGAGATGCTTAGGCGGTAAGCGAGCATTTCAAAGTGAAAATGCTCTAGTAAGGAGACTTCATGTTTGGTTTTCTTTTCAAAAAAATCTTCGGCAGCACCAACGACCGCTACTTGCGCAAGCTCCACCCCATGGTACAGCGCATAAACGCGTTCGAGCCTGAAATGCAGCAGCTGGCCGATGCCGACTTTCCTGTACGCATTGCGCAATACCGTCAGGAAGTGCAGGACGGCACAAGGACTCTCGACGCTCTGCTGCCCGAAGTTTTTGCTCTGGTGCGCGAGGCCTCAAGCCGCATACTGGGCATGCGCCACTATGACGTGCAGCTCGTCGGCGGCATGGTTCTGCACAAGGGCAAAATTGCCGAAATGAAAACCGGCGAAGGCAAAACCTTGGTGGCCACCCTGCCCGTGGTGCTCAACGCCCTGTCTGGCAAGGGCGTGCACGTGGTCACGGTCAACGATTACCTTGCCAAACGCGACTCGGCCTGGATGGGCCAGCTATACGAATTTCTGGGCCTGACTACGGGCGTCATCGTGCATGGCCTTGATGACGAAGAACGCAAGGCCGAATACGCCAAGGATATCACCTACGGCACCAACAATGAATTCGGCTTCGACTACCTGCGCGACAACATGAAATTCTACGCCAACCAGCTGGTGCAGCGCGGGCACAATTTTGCCATTGTGGACGAAGTGGACTCCATCCTCATCGATGAAGCCAGAACGCCGCTCATCATTTCCGGCGCTTCCGATGAGTCGGTGGGCATGTACCGCACGGTGGACGACATTGTCCGTCAGCTCACCGCCGAACACTACACGGTGGACGAAAAAGCCCGCACCGCCATGCTCACCGATGATGGCGTGGCCCGGTGCGAGGAACTGCTCAAGCTGGACAACCTTTTTGACCCCGCCAACATCACGGCCCAACACCATGTGATGCAGTCGCTCAAGGCGCATCAGATTTTCAAGCGCGATGTGGATTATATTGTTCAGGAAGACCAGGTAATTATTGTTGACGAATTCACTGGCCGCCTTATGGCTGGCCGCCGCTATTCAGATGGCCTGCATCAGGCGCTGGAAGCCAAGGAACACGTCACCATCGCGGCTGAAAACCAGACGCTGGCCTCCATCACCTTCCAGAACTACTTCCGCCTGTACGACAAGCTTTCGGGCATGACCGGTACTGCGGATACCGAAGCTGTGGAATTCCATCAGATCTACAGCCTTGAGGTCATCTCCATTCCCCCCAACAGGCCCATGGTTCGCAAGGATTATCCTGACCTCATCTACCGTTCGCGGCAGGAAAAGTTTGACGCCATTGTTGAAGCCATTGCCGAACTGCACAAAAAAGAGCAGCCCGTGCTTGTGGGCACAATTTCCATTGAAACGTCCGAAATGCTTTCGCACCGGCTGAGCAAACTCGGCATTCCGCACAGCGTGCTCAATGCCAAGCAGCACGAGAAAGAAGCCGAGATTGTGGCGCTGGCAGGCCAGAGAGGCCGCGTCACCATTGCCACCAACATGGCTGGCCGTGGTACGGACATCATGCTGGGCGAAGGCGTTGTGGATCTGGGCGGCCTGCACATTCTTGGCACAGAACGGCACGAAAGCCGCCGCATCGACAACCAGCTGCGTGGCCGCTCGGGCCGTCAGGGCGATCCTGGCTCTTCGCGCTTCTACCTTTCGCTGGAAGACGACCTCATGCGCCTCTTTGGCTCTGACCGTATCAAGGGCCTCATGGAAAAACTTGGCCTGCGCGATGGCGAAGCCATTGAGAATGCCATGGTTACCCGCGCGGTGGAAGGCGCTCAAAAGCGTGTGGAAGCCCACCACTTTGAAATACGCAAAACACTGCTTGATTATGACAACGTCATGAACCAGCAGCGCGAAGTTATCTACACCCTGCGCCGCGAGCTCATGGTTGAGGAAGACCTTGAGCCCGTTTTGCAGGAATTCATGAGCGATGTGCTGGATGACGTGTACAGCCCGCTGGCATCCCTGCCTGTGGACGGTCAGGACGATGCCCGCGCCGCAGCTCTGGCGCGGCTGCGCGATGTCTTCAACCTCGACAGAGTGCTTGATGAAGGCGCACGCCTGCCCGAACGCGAAGAAACCGAAGTTATGGCCCAGGGTATTCTTGACAAGCTCAAGGCGGAAACCGGCCCCACCTATGCCGATATTCTGCGTTACTTTCTGCTGGAAGAGCTTGACCGCTGCTGGAAAGAACATTTGCGCAACATGGACGCCCTGCGCGACGGCATAGGTCTGCGCGGCTACGGCCAGCGCGATCCCAAGCTGGAATACAAACGCGAAGGCTTTGAAATGTTCCAGGCCATGCTGTTCCAGATTCGCGAAAGCGTGTTCCGCGCCCTTACGCGCATTCGTGTACAGATTGAGCCTATCGCCGCCGAACCCGAACAGCAGGAAGTGGAAGTGCCGGTCGAAGAGCCGCAGCTTTCCCCTGTGTCGCGGGAATACCGCCATAAGGAAAGCAATTCGCAGCTTTCTTACTCCAGCGGCGGCAGCATTTCGGAAGACCCCAAGAAGCCCGCCAAGGCCGCGCCGCGTATTGGCCGCAATGACCTTTGCCCCTGCGGCAGCGGCAAAAAGTACAAAAAGTGCTGCGGGCAGGATAAATAGCCAAGTAATTGCATTAGATCGCTATACCAAGAGACACAAAAGGCGGGGACAACCCCGCCTTTTTATGTTCCATGCTCTGTGCGTACGCAGCAACAATGCTTCAGCGCGCCGATCATGCGGCGCGACAGGCAAAAAGTCCTATGCCTGGGATGAAAAAAACTTTGTCCCTACGCTGCCGATGATGATAAGGGCGATGAAAAACAGCTGGGGCAGCGAAACCTTGTCGCCGAAAAAAAGCGCCCCGCCCAGAACCACGCCCACAGTGCCTGCGCCTGTCCAGAGGGCATAGGTCATCCCCGCCGGGAGCCCGCGCATGGCCAGTGCCAGCAGGCCCATATTCACGAAGCTCAGCACAATGGGCACTGCCGCGGCCTGCCAGTTGCCCAGCGTAGAAGCCCACTTGAGGCTGAGCGCCCACAAAATCTCGGTCACCACGGCCAAACTCAATGCAAACCATGCCATATCCAATACTCCTTTGCGTGGGCTCGGATAAAAAGGCACGGCCTGCGGAAACCCAAAAGAACAGAACAATGCATCCACGGAACGGCGTACAACTGCCATCTGTCCATAGATGTGTCAACCTGCGAGCCCCTACTCCCGAAAATCAGAAATAATCCGAAAAATACGGCTTGTCCGGCGGGATCAGTGTCTCCAGCGTTTTCAGCAGATGATAGTCCATGTCAATGCGGTCATTGTTGTACAGATAGGTGGGGCGCTTGTATCCCATCAGCATCGTTGTGAGCGTTTTGATATCCAGCGAGAGGCGATGCCCTGTGCTCCAGGTGTTTACCTTTTCGCAAAAAGTACGCCCGTCACGCCAGCTCACATGGAAGATGCCGTTGTTCCACGGGGCCATGACATCGCTCACTTCCAGTTCAAGAGTCAGCTTGGGGTCTTCAAACTGGAAGGAGTACAGTTCGATAAAGCGCTGCACATCCACAATGCGCGCCATGGCGTAGGGCTGAATGCTCTCGTCAATTTCACTGTCTTCAAACTGAAAGGCAATGGGCTCGCCAGTGTAATTGGCGCCTTCCACCTTGGTTATCATGGAAAAATGGGCGCTGATGTAGTTCCAGATGCCGTACTTGGCCTCCTGGTTCAGATAGACCATTTCCTTGATACTGAAAACTTCGTTCTCAATGTAGTAGATAACATAGCCCAGGGGCTTGCCGTCGGCGCTGTAGTACACTGCCGCCATGACGTCGTCCGAATCCCAGCGCCAGTACTCCTCCCACTCCAGCTTGCCGCGAATGAGCGCGCCGTGTTCCTGAAGCGCAAAATACTTGTAAACGCGGTGCAGGTCTTCGCACTCGATGTCCACGCGCTCGATCTGCCCGTCCACGGGGTGGCGCTTGGGCAACTGGGTGTCCTTGATGGCAAAGGTCATCTTGTCCGAAACAATTTCCCAGCCGTGCTTGCGGTACAGGGGGATGGAATAGGGGCAGAGGTAGGAAACAATCTGCTGCTGTGAGCGCATGTATTCAAGGCTTTTGCCAATGAGCGAATGGATCAGCCCGCGCCCCGTATATTCGGGATAGGTAGCGACGCCGGTGATGCCGCCCATTTTGCAGATTTCGCCCTGGATGTTCACTTCCATCGGGTAGATGACGATCTGCGAGGCAAGATGCCCCTTGTAGAACCAGCCCATGACGTGGGATGCCTCAAATATGGGCATCTTGGACTGCTTCATCTCCATGTCGGACCAGCCGATACGGGCCATTTCGGATGTGCTGACCTGAAAGGCGTAGCGCAGCAGGGCCTCAAATTCTTCAAAATCCTCTTCGCCAAGCTGGCGCAGTTCAAAGGCTTCTGTGCCTACGTCCTTGCCCGAAGGGGCTTCTCTGTGGGGGGCGGCAGTGCCCTGCGCGGCTGACCCGCGCTCGGGTCGGGCAACAGGAACAAGCGGTGCACCATCGTGTTCGTCAGGGGGCACCCCTGCGCCACGAAAAGGATGCGGCTCAAGCCGTGGCCCCTCAAGAGGGGGAAGATGTTGCTGTTTATGAAGAATACGCATGCAATGCCTTCCAGATAAGTGTGGAAAACCGCTGTACATCGGGTGACCCGATTGCGCAAGCGGTTTGACTTGGCCGCCGCAAGCGGGCGATGGGGGGACGGTCAGATATGGAGGCCGGCAGCGTCCCGGCGTTCTTTCAAGCCTTCAAGTACAGCCGAGCTGACGCGCAAGCCCCCGTAGCCCTGGCCCAGACGGATAGTGGGCTTGTTTGATCCGTGATAGTCCGATCCGCCGGAAACGCCAAGGTCAAAACGCTTGGCCAGGGCCAGGCAGGTGCGCACATCGGCTTCGGAGTGTTCGCTGTGATAGGCCTCAATGGCGCTGAGCCCGTATTCCTTGAGGCGGGCCACCATGGAGTCCAGCCATCCTGCGGGGGCCTTCCAGAGCAGCGGATGCGCCAGGCATACCGTTGCCCCCATGGAGGCCAGCAACCGAACGCTTTCATCAGGTTCCAGCACGGTTTTGGGCAGATACGCCTTGCCCCGGCTGCCCAAAAATTCTTTGAAAACCTGCCGGGGATCCTTGGCAAAGCCCTTGTGCAGCATCACAGCAGCGATGTGTGGTCGCCCCACGCTCTCGCCCTTGGCCGCCGCCAGCACTTCTTCCATGCTGATGTCGTAGCCGAGATCCTGCAACTTTTTTACTATGCCCACATTGCGCTCTGCGCGCATTTCGCGCAGCCAGCGTAGTTTTTCCAGCAAAGGCTGGGGATTTTCCGGTAGCCACAGGCCAAGAATGTGCAGTTCGCCCAGTTCCGTGCCTGTCGAAATTTCGCAACCGCGCACAACCTCAATACCGAGCTCGCGCCCGGTCTGCTGCCCCTCATCAAGGCCAGACAGAGTGTCGTGGTCAGTGATTGCCACTGCGGCAAGGCCTGCGGCATGTGCCTTGCCCACAAGCTGGGCAGGTGTATCCGTACCGTCAGAAGCGGAGGAATGCGTGTGCAGATCAATGAATTTCATACTATCTTTCATGGGATAATTATTATACCGCAAAATGACAATATGGGGCAAGCCTTGAACTGGAAGACGCTTGGAGATAGAATACCCCCTCACGATTAACAGAAGGATTCTTTATGCCTATGGAAACCCGCGAGTTACTGCAAATTCTGGCTTGCCCCAAATGTCTGGGCAACCTTGTGGCGCTGGAAGACAACGGTTCAGTCGCCGCCTTTGCCTGCAAGGCCTGCGGCGTGGTCTATCCGGTGCGCGACAATATTCCCATCATGCTTGTGGAAGAAGCTATTCCTCTTGAAGACTGGAACAGGGAACACCCTGCTGCCAAGGAATGCGCCTGATGCGCCTGCTTGTTGCCTCCGACCTGCACGGGTCTGTTGAAAGTCTGCTTTTTTTGCTGGAAAAAGCGAGAGAGCTTACCCCTGACGCACTGGTGCTGCTGGGCGATCTGGTTTACCACGGCCCGCGCAATCCCCTGCCGCAGGGCTATGACACCCGCTCCGTGCTGCAAACCATGCCCGATCTTTCGGCCTTGCCCTGCCCGGTGATGGCAGTGCGCGGCAACTGCGATGCAGAGGTTGATCTGTGCCTTTTGCCCTTTGCAGTCGCAGAGTCCACCTGGATTGAAGCAGACGGCCTGAGTATTTTTGCCAGCCACGGGCACCACCTGCCCGAGCGCCCTCCCTGCCCCGGCATCAAGCCCGGAACGGTTCTCTTGCGCGGGCATACCCATGTGCCGCGCGGCGAAACCATTGATGGCCTGCACTTCTGGAACCCCGGTTCCCTTTCCCTGCCCAAGAGCGGCTCGCCCCGCACCTACGGCCTTATAGAAAACGGCGTCTTTTGCGTGCTGGACATGCAGGGCGGCGAAATATTGCGTCACGCTCCCGCACCGCGCTAATCAGGCTTTACCATGTCCTACAATATTGCCCCGTGCCCGGCTGCCGCCGATTCGTCCTCATTTTTGCGCCCGCTGTTCCGCATGGCCTCAGGCCTTGAACTGCTGCTGGCTTCGGCCTCGCCCCGCAGGCGGCAGTTTTTAAACGAATGGGGAATCCCCTTCCGTCTGGCCCTCACCAGTGCTGATGAACCTCGCCCGGAACTGGGTGAATCCCCGGAGGCGTATACCCGGCGCGCTGCTACTGCCAAGGCCTTGGCATCAGGGCATGCCGTTCGCCAGCAAGGTATCGCCTGTCAGGACTTGCGGCCGGTGATTCTGGCCGCAGATACCGTAGTGGCTGTGGACGGCGATATTCTTGGCAAGCCGGAAAACCCGGCTCATGCATTGCGCATGCTGGAGCGCCTCAACGGTCGCGGGCATGAAGTTATCAGCGCAGTGTGCCTGCTGCTGCCTGCCGATGCAGCCTTTAGCCCTGCACAAGCCTCAGGGTCTGCCAGCACCAATACTTGCCCCAATGTGGACGAATGCTGTGTCGATTCGTTTCGCATGCTGTCATTCAGCGACACCAGCCGTGTTTTCTTCCACTACTGGCCGCAGCCTTTGCTGCAAGCCTATCTGGATACCGGAGAGCCGCACGACAAAGCGGGCGCATATGCCATTCAGGGGCAAGGAGCGGTACTGGTTGAGCGCGTTGACGGCTCCTGGAGCACGGTAGTGGGCCTGCCTGTCACCCAGCTTGCCCAGGTCATGCTGGACAGGGGCCTCATGCTGCCCTGCGCCTGATAGATACACCCTTTCCACCATGACACAGCTGCCCCATTGGCTGTGTCATGGCTGTCTTCCCTACCAGAACTGCCTCACAACCAGCCCCCTTGCCCCAAACGAATCCGGAGAACCTTGTGCCCATAACGTTGTGGGGCCTGCTCCGCGCTGCCAGGTGAGTCACTGCCGCGAAGTCACGCTTGTGGTCGCATCCCGCTTTTTCCACTGCGCACTTAGTCACCGCAAACTTCGGGGGATAGTTCCCTTTCCCCAGCCTATTCGTTTTGAATGGCGGAGCGCACTTTTTGCCCTTTCCCCAATGGCTCTGAGAAAAATAAAAAAAAGTTTGTCGGTAATTGTGAATTATTTCTTCAATTGGTATGGCGTTCCAATCCGCACAGTCTGGTATCCTAGGTTGCCTTTTATGCCATTTTGTGAAAATATGCACAGGCATGACTGAAAGATCAATCAATTCCGGGCTCTTGACGCCTCTCTAAAATATTTTTAGTGCTGTACCATGGAATCATTTCACCTCTAGAAATTCTATGCAACACACAGGAGGGAGGATTTAATCATGTCCCAGGAAAGGATCACAACGCTGTTAAATGAGAACCGCAGCTATCTTCCACCTGAGCACGGCAAAACTTCTGCATGGGTATGTGGGCCAGAAGAATATGACGCTCTCTGCAGCCGCGCACTGGAAGACCCCAACGACTTTTGGGGTGCGCGAGCATCGCAGTTGATCCATTGGTTCAAACGCTGGGACAAAGTGCTGGAAGCAGATGAGGTAAACCATAAATACAAGTGGTTTACAGGCGGCAAACTTAATGCCTCCTTTAACTGTATCGACAGGCACCTCATCTCTGGGCGGCGCAACAAGGCCGCGCTTATCTGGCAGGGCGAAAAAGAAACAGACGTTCGCTGCTACACCTACCAGATGCTTTATACTGAAGTGTGCCGCGTTGCACATGCTTTGAGTTCGCTGCGCATCCGCAAGGGCGATCATGTGGCTTTGTACATGCCCATGATTCCGGAACTTTTTATCGCCATGCTCGCATGCGCCCGCATTGGCGCCATCCACACGGCCATCTTTTCCGGCTATGCGGAGGGCGGCGTTCGCAGCCGTATTCAGGGTTGCAAAGCTCGCGTTGTCATCACGGCGGACGCGGCGGTGCGCGGCGGCAAGTTCAAGCCCCTCAAGGCCAATCTTGACCCCATCCTTGAAAAGTGCCCCTCGGTGGCGCACGTGGTTGTGGTCAAGCATGCCGGTATTGACGGCGTGAACATGCAGCGCAACCGCGATGTGTGGTGGCATGACCTGATTGATGACTTTACCCTTAACCCGGACTTCCCCTGCGAACCCATGGACGCCAACGACACGCTCTTTCTGCTGCACACAAGCGGCAGCACGGGCAAGCCCACGGGCGTCATGCATTCCACGGGCGGCTACCTCACATATGCGGCGCACTCCACGCAGTGGTGCTTCGACATGCGCGACGATGATGTGTACTGGTGCACGGCAGATGCAGGCTGGATCACAGGCCACACCTATGGCGTGTACGGACCGCTTTCGCTTGGGGCCACCACGCTGATGTTTGAAGGCGTGCCCACATGGCCATACCCTGACCGCTACTGGCGCATTGTAGAGAACTTCCGGGTCAACATCTTCTATACCGCGCCCACGGTCATCCGCTCGCTCATGCGCATGAACGAGGCGTGGACAGAGCGCTACGACCTGCGCAGCCTGCGCATTCTCGGCAGCGTGGGCGAGCCCATCAACCCCGAGGCATGGCAGTGGTACCACAAGAACATCGGCGGCGGCGAGCTGCCCATCGTGGACACATGGTGGCAGACCGAAACCGGCGGCGCCATGATCGCTCCCATGCCCTATGCCACCAAGCTCAAGCCCGGGTCGGCCTCCAAGCCCCTGCCCGGCATTGACGCTGCGGTTATCGGCACAGCCTCGCGTGACGGGGACGAAGCCGAAGCGGGCAGCAAGGCCGGACATCTGGTCATCCGCCGCCCCTGGCCCGGCATGATGCAGGGCGTGTATAATGATGAGGAAAAGTACCAGTCCTACTTCTCACGCTTCGGCTGCTATTCGTCAGGAGATGCGGCAGAAGTTGATCAGGACGGCTACTTCTGGATTCTGGGTCGCGTGGACGACTCCATCAACGTGTCGGGGCACCGGCTCTCCACGGCAGAAATCGAAGCCGTGCTGGCTGCCTGCCCCGAAGTGGGAGAAGCCGCAGTTGTGCCCATGCCCCACGCCCTCAAGGGCGAAGGCATCTACGCCTACGTGGTTACGCGGGATGAAGTGCCGTGGAGCGCGCAACTGCGCGTAAAACTGCGCGATGCCGTGCGCCGCGACATCGGCGCGCTTGCCAGTCCGGAATTCATCCAGTTTGTGGACGCCATGCCCAAGACCACCTCGGGCAAGATCATCCGCCGTATGTTGCGCAAGATCGCTGGCGACAGCTACGAAGACATCGGCGACACCACTTCGCTGGCAGAACCGGAAGTCATCGGCAAGATAATTGAAGGACACCGCAACCTTGTTGCAGGCCGACACGAAACGGAAAGCGCCCCCGAAGGCGCTGCCGAGACCGCGCAGGTCTGATACTTCAGGTGCAGGGCTGCCCGGAGCGGCTTTGCACTCTAACCGGGGCGCACCCTCAACGTCCCGGCAAAACAGCACACCCCCGCAGATTGTGCCATCGCGGGGGTGTGCTGCTGTCTGAGATACAGTAAAGCCAGATTGGTAAAATGAGCCTGACCGCAGGATCACGCTGGTTATTGAGGTGTGCTCTGAACGCGGGCCCACAAAAGGAGGACGATCCGCGTCAGCCAGAGTGCCGCCAATCGCCAGTCAGACCAGGGCACTGCGGCGTGGCTCAAGGCTGACTACGAATTTACAGATTTCTCTGAGAGGTGCTGGCTACTTTGATGGTTCTTCCCGCCGGGGGGCGCCTCTCTGCGGGTCATGCGGGGCAGTACCTGCCGCCTGCACCGATTCATTCTGCGAAGGTTCACCCTGCATTGGTTCAGCGGGCGATTGCGCACCATCCGTCTTATCTGTTCCAGCCACAGCGCTCCAGCGCCCCAGCGTGTCACGCATCCACGCCCACACAGCCCGGCTTTCCTCTGGCATGCACATGGAGGCAAGACACAAGGCAATCACCAAAAGGGCAAGAGCCGCCAGCACCAGAGCCAGAGCCTGCGCCGCAAGGGCAAAAGCTGCCACAGCCACAAAGATCGTCAGCAGCCACTTGCCTGCAAATGCGGCGCAGCGCGCGCATGCAGCTCGCACACGTTCAACGCTAGCTTTCATCAAACAGCCT
It encodes:
- the secA gene encoding preprotein translocase subunit SecA; the encoded protein is MFGFLFKKIFGSTNDRYLRKLHPMVQRINAFEPEMQQLADADFPVRIAQYRQEVQDGTRTLDALLPEVFALVREASSRILGMRHYDVQLVGGMVLHKGKIAEMKTGEGKTLVATLPVVLNALSGKGVHVVTVNDYLAKRDSAWMGQLYEFLGLTTGVIVHGLDDEERKAEYAKDITYGTNNEFGFDYLRDNMKFYANQLVQRGHNFAIVDEVDSILIDEARTPLIISGASDESVGMYRTVDDIVRQLTAEHYTVDEKARTAMLTDDGVARCEELLKLDNLFDPANITAQHHVMQSLKAHQIFKRDVDYIVQEDQVIIVDEFTGRLMAGRRYSDGLHQALEAKEHVTIAAENQTLASITFQNYFRLYDKLSGMTGTADTEAVEFHQIYSLEVISIPPNRPMVRKDYPDLIYRSRQEKFDAIVEAIAELHKKEQPVLVGTISIETSEMLSHRLSKLGIPHSVLNAKQHEKEAEIVALAGQRGRVTIATNMAGRGTDIMLGEGVVDLGGLHILGTERHESRRIDNQLRGRSGRQGDPGSSRFYLSLEDDLMRLFGSDRIKGLMEKLGLRDGEAIENAMVTRAVEGAQKRVEAHHFEIRKTLLDYDNVMNQQREVIYTLRRELMVEEDLEPVLQEFMSDVLDDVYSPLASLPVDGQDDARAAALARLRDVFNLDRVLDEGARLPEREETEVMAQGILDKLKAETGPTYADILRYFLLEELDRCWKEHLRNMDALRDGIGLRGYGQRDPKLEYKREGFEMFQAMLFQIRESVFRALTRIRVQIEPIAAEPEQQEVEVPVEEPQLSPVSREYRHKESNSQLSYSSGGSISEDPKKPAKAAPRIGRNDLCPCGSGKKYKKCCGQDK
- the eis gene encoding enhanced intracellular survival protein Eis, whose translation is MRILHKQQHLPPLEGPRLEPHPFRGAGVPPDEHDGAPLVPVARPERGSAAQGTAAPHREAPSGKDVGTEAFELRQLGEEDFEEFEALLRYAFQVSTSEMARIGWSDMEMKQSKMPIFEASHVMGWFYKGHLASQIVIYPMEVNIQGEICKMGGITGVATYPEYTGRGLIHSLIGKSLEYMRSQQQIVSYLCPYSIPLYRKHGWEIVSDKMTFAIKDTQLPKRHPVDGQIERVDIECEDLHRVYKYFALQEHGALIRGKLEWEEYWRWDSDDVMAAVYYSADGKPLGYVIYYIENEVFSIKEMVYLNQEAKYGIWNYISAHFSMITKVEGANYTGEPIAFQFEDSEIDESIQPYAMARIVDVQRFIELYSFQFEDPKLTLELEVSDVMAPWNNGIFHVSWRDGRTFCEKVNTWSTGHRLSLDIKTLTTMLMGYKRPTYLYNNDRIDMDYHLLKTLETLIPPDKPYFSDYF
- the acs gene encoding acetate--CoA ligase encodes the protein MSQERITTLLNENRSYLPPEHGKTSAWVCGPEEYDALCSRALEDPNDFWGARASQLIHWFKRWDKVLEADEVNHKYKWFTGGKLNASFNCIDRHLISGRRNKAALIWQGEKETDVRCYTYQMLYTEVCRVAHALSSLRIRKGDHVALYMPMIPELFIAMLACARIGAIHTAIFSGYAEGGVRSRIQGCKARVVITADAAVRGGKFKPLKANLDPILEKCPSVAHVVVVKHAGIDGVNMQRNRDVWWHDLIDDFTLNPDFPCEPMDANDTLFLLHTSGSTGKPTGVMHSTGGYLTYAAHSTQWCFDMRDDDVYWCTADAGWITGHTYGVYGPLSLGATTLMFEGVPTWPYPDRYWRIVENFRVNIFYTAPTVIRSLMRMNEAWTERYDLRSLRILGSVGEPINPEAWQWYHKNIGGGELPIVDTWWQTETGGAMIAPMPYATKLKPGSASKPLPGIDAAVIGTASRDGDEAEAGSKAGHLVIRRPWPGMMQGVYNDEEKYQSYFSRFGCYSSGDAAEVDQDGYFWILGRVDDSINVSGHRLSTAEIEAVLAACPEVGEAAVVPMPHALKGEGIYAYVVTRDEVPWSAQLRVKLRDAVRRDIGALASPEFIQFVDAMPKTTSGKIIRRMLRKIAGDSYEDIGDTTSLAEPEVIGKIIEGHRNLVAGRHETESAPEGAAETAQV
- the yfcE gene encoding phosphodiesterase, with the translated sequence MRLLVASDLHGSVESLLFLLEKARELTPDALVLLGDLVYHGPRNPLPQGYDTRSVLQTMPDLSALPCPVMAVRGNCDAEVDLCLLPFAVAESTWIEADGLSIFASHGHHLPERPPCPGIKPGTVLLRGHTHVPRGETIDGLHFWNPGSLSLPKSGSPRTYGLIENGVFCVLDMQGGEILRHAPAPR
- a CDS encoding multidrug efflux SMR transporter, with product MAWFALSLAVVTEILWALSLKWASTLGNWQAAAVPIVLSFVNMGLLALAMRGLPAGMTYALWTGAGTVGVVLGGALFFGDKVSLPQLFFIALIIIGSVGTKFFSSQA
- a CDS encoding PHP domain-containing protein, whose protein sequence is MKFIDLHTHSSASDGTDTPAQLVGKAHAAGLAAVAITDHDTLSGLDEGQQTGRELGIEVVRGCEISTGTELGELHILGLWLPENPQPLLEKLRWLREMRAERNVGIVKKLQDLGYDISMEEVLAAAKGESVGRPHIAAVMLHKGFAKDPRQVFKEFLGSRGKAYLPKTVLEPDESVRLLASMGATVCLAHPLLWKAPAGWLDSMVARLKEYGLSAIEAYHSEHSEADVRTCLALAKRFDLGVSGGSDYHGSNKPTIRLGQGYGGLRVSSAVLEGLKERRDAAGLHI
- a CDS encoding Trm112 family protein, coding for MPMETRELLQILACPKCLGNLVALEDNGSVAAFACKACGVVYPVRDNIPIMLVEEAIPLEDWNREHPAAKECA
- a CDS encoding Maf family nucleotide pyrophosphatase, with product MSYNIAPCPAAADSSSFLRPLFRMASGLELLLASASPRRRQFLNEWGIPFRLALTSADEPRPELGESPEAYTRRAATAKALASGHAVRQQGIACQDLRPVILAADTVVAVDGDILGKPENPAHALRMLERLNGRGHEVISAVCLLLPADAAFSPAQASGSASTNTCPNVDECCVDSFRMLSFSDTSRVFFHYWPQPLLQAYLDTGEPHDKAGAYAIQGQGAVLVERVDGSWSTVVGLPVTQLAQVMLDRGLMLPCA